A region from the Desulfomarina profundi genome encodes:
- the hutH gene encoding histidine ammonia-lyase, giving the protein MKNIQIVPGEMTLEQLRTVAAEPVRVELIPECRESIRKSVATVADVISSGRVIYGINTGFGLLANTIIPNDELEHLQRSIVLSHAAGIGDLMDESTTRLLMVLKINSLARGYSGIRLEVIEALVKLVNSQVYPCIPKKGSVGASGDLAPLAHMSTVLLGEGEVIYGKKRLSGREGLEIAGLQPIVLGPKEGLALLNGTQASTAFGLEGLFATENLFSSALVAGALSVEAALGSRRPFEPAIHEVRGHRTQVDTAAAFRHLLTEMSEIGLSHKDCEGVQDPYSLRCQPQVMGACLSQIRNAAEVLVTEANAVSDNPLVFAESCDIISGGNFHAEPVAMAADNLALALAEIGAISERRIALLIDTHMSKLPPFLVEKGGLNSGFMIAQVTTAALASENKSLAHPASVDSLPTSANQEDHVSMATFAGRRLLDMAENTAGVVGVELLAACQGLDFRAPLKTSPLLEKAKEKVRALVQFYDQDRYFAPDIEKASELALSGTLNYLVPEGLLPGVTA; this is encoded by the coding sequence ATGAAAAATATACAGATTGTACCGGGGGAAATGACCCTGGAACAATTACGAACAGTCGCGGCAGAACCGGTCAGAGTTGAACTTATTCCCGAATGCAGGGAAAGTATTAGAAAATCGGTGGCCACTGTTGCCGATGTTATCAGCTCCGGGAGGGTGATATATGGAATCAATACCGGTTTCGGACTGCTGGCCAATACCATAATCCCCAATGATGAACTGGAGCATCTCCAGCGTTCAATAGTCCTTTCCCATGCCGCCGGTATTGGTGATTTAATGGATGAATCAACAACCAGGCTGCTCATGGTATTAAAAATAAACAGTCTGGCCAGGGGGTATTCCGGTATCCGCCTTGAGGTGATTGAAGCCCTGGTGAAACTTGTAAACAGCCAGGTTTATCCCTGTATCCCCAAAAAAGGTTCGGTTGGGGCATCAGGGGATCTTGCCCCCCTTGCCCATATGAGCACTGTGTTGCTTGGGGAAGGGGAGGTGATTTACGGGAAAAAGCGACTCAGCGGTCGCGAGGGCCTCGAAATTGCGGGGTTGCAGCCGATAGTGCTCGGCCCCAAGGAAGGACTGGCACTGCTGAACGGTACCCAGGCTTCCACTGCTTTTGGGTTGGAGGGGCTTTTTGCCACGGAAAACCTTTTTTCTTCCGCCCTGGTTGCAGGTGCACTGTCGGTGGAGGCCGCACTGGGAAGCAGGCGACCCTTTGAACCTGCCATTCATGAAGTGAGAGGACACCGGACCCAGGTAGATACTGCGGCAGCTTTTCGTCATCTTTTGACTGAAATGAGCGAGATTGGACTCTCCCATAAGGATTGCGAGGGTGTACAGGATCCATATTCCCTGAGATGTCAGCCCCAGGTGATGGGGGCCTGCCTTTCTCAGATCAGGAATGCAGCGGAGGTTCTGGTGACGGAAGCCAATGCCGTTTCTGATAACCCCCTGGTTTTTGCAGAGAGCTGTGATATTATTTCCGGGGGAAACTTTCATGCGGAACCTGTCGCCATGGCAGCTGACAATCTGGCCCTTGCCCTGGCTGAGATCGGGGCTATTTCAGAGAGGAGAATAGCCTTGCTCATTGACACTCATATGAGTAAACTGCCTCCGTTTCTGGTGGAAAAAGGTGGGCTCAATTCCGGATTTATGATTGCCCAGGTGACGACAGCAGCTCTTGCCAGTGAAAACAAATCTCTGGCCCATCCGGCATCAGTGGACAGTCTGCCAACCTCGGCAAACCAGGAGGATCATGTTTCCATGGCAACTTTTGCCGGACGCAGATTGCTTGATATGGCCGAAAATACTGCTGGAGTGGTCGGTGTTGAGCTGCTCGCCGCCTGCCAGGGCCTGGACTTCAGGGCACCGTTGAAGACATCGCCCCTTCTTGAGAAGGCAAAGGAAAAGGTGAGGGCGCTGGTTCAGTTTTATGATCAGGACAGGTATTTTGCACCCGATATCGAAAAGGCAAGCGAGCTGGCCCTTTCCGGGACTTTGAATTACCTTGTGCCGGAAGGGTTGTTGCCGGGTGTGACTGCCTGA
- a CDS encoding heavy metal translocating P-type ATPase yields MAGTENLQMPVKGMHCAACSARIEKILSNLEGVDDAVVNLATENLALKYDPDQVSIHEIKEAVDRMGFELVLPEKGKTIQLSISGMHCAACSARIEKVIGGLEGVDECSVNLATEKARVRFDPALVSVDDITRSIDGLGFGATETEGDGQEEELEGALEKLQAMRRRLLPLFLLASVIFFVSMGHMIGITLPAFLDPGISPLNFALVQFILVLPVLWMGRNFYINGVPAFFRGVPNMDSLIAMGTGAAFIYSTWNLVEICLGIDPFSKAGDLYFESAAMLIALVSLGKYFEAKSKAKTTDAIRQLMELAPEEAILLKDGEQQKIAVSAIKTGDLLLVKPGERVPVDGVIVDGRSSVDESMLTGESLPVAKKVGDLLLGGTLNRKGALTLRAEKVGEDTMLAKIVQLVREAQGSKAPIANLADRISLYFVPTVMTIAAVAGFSWYFIGEAGFTFSLRIFIAVLVIACPCAMGLATPTSIMVGTGRGAQLGVLVKNGEVLELAGKVDCIVFDKTGTLTAGKPTLTDIHLEGSLGEETVLGFAAAAEIQSEHPLAESLMSAASEKSLILPEVVFFTSITGRGVEAELEKEGVKYSVLIGNSMLMQEKNVKGLNADLEEKAQKWAADGKTVLYLSVDDNFAALLAIADPVKKAAVAAISDLKAMGLDLVMLTGDNEVTAGAIARQVGIERVIAGVLPDRKEQEVVRLQEKGQLVAMVGDGINDAPALTRADVGIAMGTGIDVAIESADIVLMQGDPKGVSTAIGLSRATMTNIRQNLFWAFAYNVVGIPVAAGVLAIFGGPTLNPMVGGAAMAFSSVSVVTNALRLRWYTPQK; encoded by the coding sequence ATGGCAGGAACAGAAAATCTGCAGATGCCGGTAAAGGGCATGCACTGTGCAGCGTGTTCCGCACGAATTGAAAAGATATTGAGCAATCTGGAGGGTGTTGACGATGCGGTTGTCAACCTGGCAACGGAAAACCTGGCGCTGAAGTACGATCCGGATCAGGTTTCAATACATGAAATAAAAGAGGCTGTGGACAGGATGGGATTTGAACTTGTTTTGCCGGAAAAGGGCAAAACAATTCAACTGTCTATTTCCGGTATGCACTGTGCAGCGTGTTCCGCTCGAATCGAAAAGGTGATAGGTGGCCTTGAAGGAGTGGATGAGTGCAGTGTCAATCTGGCAACAGAAAAAGCCCGGGTTCGCTTTGATCCAGCCCTTGTTTCCGTTGATGATATTACCCGGAGTATTGACGGCCTCGGTTTTGGTGCCACAGAGACAGAAGGTGATGGGCAGGAAGAGGAGCTTGAAGGGGCGCTGGAAAAACTGCAGGCCATGCGACGGAGGCTCCTGCCCCTTTTTCTGCTGGCTTCAGTGATCTTTTTCGTCTCCATGGGGCATATGATCGGTATCACTCTGCCTGCATTTCTTGATCCCGGAATTTCACCACTTAATTTTGCCCTGGTTCAGTTCATCCTGGTTTTGCCAGTTCTCTGGATGGGAAGGAATTTTTATATTAACGGTGTTCCCGCGTTTTTTCGAGGTGTTCCCAATATGGATTCCCTGATTGCCATGGGGACAGGAGCCGCATTTATTTATTCCACCTGGAACCTGGTGGAAATATGTCTGGGGATTGATCCCTTTTCAAAGGCCGGGGATCTTTATTTTGAGTCGGCGGCCATGCTGATTGCCCTTGTTTCCCTGGGAAAATATTTTGAGGCCAAATCCAAGGCAAAGACCACCGATGCTATTCGCCAGCTGATGGAACTTGCCCCGGAAGAGGCCATTCTTCTAAAAGATGGTGAGCAGCAGAAAATTGCTGTTTCCGCTATCAAGACAGGTGATCTGCTCCTTGTAAAGCCGGGGGAGCGTGTGCCGGTGGACGGGGTTATTGTCGATGGCAGATCAAGTGTAGATGAATCCATGCTGACGGGTGAGAGTTTGCCTGTCGCCAAAAAAGTGGGTGACCTCCTTCTCGGAGGAACATTGAACCGAAAGGGTGCGCTGACCCTGCGGGCGGAAAAGGTGGGAGAGGATACCATGCTGGCCAAGATCGTCCAGCTTGTTCGTGAAGCGCAGGGATCAAAGGCTCCCATTGCCAATCTTGCCGATAGAATCAGTCTTTATTTTGTGCCGACGGTGATGACTATTGCCGCTGTTGCCGGATTTTCATGGTATTTTATAGGTGAGGCAGGTTTTACATTTTCCCTGCGTATTTTTATTGCCGTCCTGGTCATTGCCTGCCCCTGTGCCATGGGACTTGCCACACCGACGTCCATCATGGTGGGCACCGGCCGGGGAGCGCAACTGGGGGTCCTTGTTAAAAACGGAGAAGTTCTCGAACTTGCCGGCAAAGTGGATTGTATTGTTTTTGATAAGACAGGAACCCTGACTGCAGGCAAACCAACTTTGACCGATATCCATCTCGAGGGCTCCCTTGGTGAAGAAACGGTGCTTGGATTTGCGGCGGCAGCAGAAATACAGTCGGAACATCCTCTGGCCGAGTCCCTGATGAGTGCGGCCAGTGAAAAATCATTGATCCTTCCCGAGGTTGTTTTTTTCACCTCCATTACCGGAAGAGGTGTTGAGGCTGAGCTGGAGAAGGAAGGTGTGAAATACAGTGTTTTGATCGGGAACAGCATGCTCATGCAGGAAAAAAATGTAAAAGGGCTTAATGCTGATCTGGAGGAAAAGGCACAAAAATGGGCAGCAGACGGTAAGACTGTACTCTACTTAAGTGTTGATGACAATTTTGCAGCCCTGCTTGCAATTGCAGATCCAGTTAAAAAAGCGGCTGTGGCAGCCATATCTGATCTCAAGGCCATGGGGCTTGACCTGGTCATGTTGACAGGGGACAATGAGGTGACTGCCGGAGCAATAGCAAGGCAGGTTGGAATTGAGCGGGTGATTGCAGGAGTGCTGCCTGACCGTAAGGAACAGGAGGTGGTCAGGTTGCAGGAGAAGGGGCAGCTTGTTGCCATGGTGGGTGACGGAATCAATGATGCTCCGGCTCTGACCCGGGCGGACGTGGGAATTGCAATGGGGACCGGTATTGATGTGGCCATTGAGTCGGCTGATATTGTCCTCATGCAGGGGGACCCGAAGGGGGTTTCTACAGCCATCGGCCTGAGCCGGGCCACCATGACCAATATCAGGCAGAACCTCTTCTGGGCCTTCGCCTACAACGTAGTCGGTATTCCTGTTGCCGCGGGAGTCCTTGCAATTTTCGGTGGCCCGACCCTGAATCCCATGGTTGGTGGGGCGGCCATGGCTTTCAGCTCGGTTTCCGTTGTTACCAATGCGCTGAGGTTGAGATGGTATACTCCTCAGAAATAA
- a CDS encoding cyclic nucleotide-binding domain-containing protein, with translation MVTPAKPIPPEQDLARQTEKIFHAIKLSLENNDIIRAEALREKLLKVNPMALSEIIKSAELIENTKTANRDRDHFAVWDKLYSTLSEEEQNCLFYSLKKVIVPPKKIVLSKGSFNNRLFFIDRGRVSICQPKGKRQVVLAQLGRGDILGEYTFATIALCSATAVTSSEVQLMVLENSAATGWNENPELYDKLIDYCMKNGQIDEILRRKKSDKLHATRYTVSGQVTACLLDKKGKKTETHFRGTLSELSVSGTSFGIRCSNRETARALLGRYLLLNCSFNRDETPLKTLGRIVEVSFHLYNDYTLHIQFPTKLEEKEIVKFCRRPDRKNSQHHSGN, from the coding sequence ATGGTCACACCAGCAAAACCCATCCCACCTGAACAGGATCTCGCCCGGCAGACAGAAAAAATCTTCCACGCCATTAAATTATCCCTTGAAAACAATGATATCATCCGTGCCGAAGCATTGCGGGAAAAGCTGCTTAAAGTCAACCCGATGGCTCTCAGCGAAATTATCAAATCAGCTGAACTGATTGAAAACACAAAAACAGCCAACAGGGACCGGGATCATTTCGCTGTATGGGACAAGCTTTACAGTACCCTCTCCGAAGAAGAACAGAACTGTCTGTTCTACAGCCTGAAAAAGGTCATTGTACCACCGAAAAAAATAGTGCTGTCCAAGGGTTCATTCAATAACCGACTCTTTTTCATTGACAGGGGGAGAGTTTCCATCTGTCAACCAAAGGGAAAAAGACAAGTGGTGCTGGCCCAACTTGGCCGGGGAGACATCCTCGGGGAATATACCTTTGCCACCATAGCTCTCTGTAGTGCCACGGCGGTAACCAGTTCGGAAGTACAACTTATGGTCCTGGAAAACTCAGCAGCCACCGGCTGGAATGAGAACCCTGAACTCTACGACAAACTCATCGACTACTGCATGAAAAATGGCCAGATCGATGAAATCCTCCGCAGAAAGAAATCGGATAAACTGCATGCCACGAGGTACACGGTGTCAGGACAGGTAACTGCGTGTCTGTTGGATAAGAAAGGTAAAAAGACCGAAACACATTTTCGCGGCACTCTTTCAGAACTGTCAGTATCCGGAACCAGCTTCGGTATCAGATGCTCCAACAGGGAAACAGCAAGAGCTCTTTTAGGAAGATACCTGTTGCTGAACTGCAGCTTCAACAGGGATGAAACTCCATTGAAAACGCTTGGTAGAATTGTTGAAGTGAGTTTCCATCTCTATAATGACTACACCCTGCACATTCAGTTTCCCACCAAACTGGAAGAAAAGGAAATTGTAAAATTCTGCAGACGACCTGATAGAAAAAACAGTCAGCACCATTCCGGAAATTAA
- the hutC gene encoding histidine utilization repressor gives MQFFDHIHNIDPSLPRYQQVKEYILSRIESGELREEMKIESENRLVELLGVSRMTVNRALRELTGEGKLTRVQGLGTFVANQKPQSALLEVQSIAKEIRERGGAYSCEVCVLAEEKASPALALSIGLQPYASVFHSLIVHMDNGVPIQLADRYVKPDFAPDFLRQDFTHVSPNEYLLDIAPISEVEHVVEAMIAQAPVRELLQIDETEPCLVLHRKTWVEGEIVTKSSFYNPGSRFTIGGRFTPSNRGSIQVI, from the coding sequence ATGCAGTTTTTCGATCATATTCATAATATTGATCCTTCCCTGCCCCGTTATCAGCAGGTCAAGGAGTATATCCTTTCCCGTATCGAAAGTGGTGAGTTGCGTGAAGAGATGAAAATCGAGTCGGAAAACAGACTCGTTGAACTGCTCGGTGTCTCACGAATGACTGTAAACAGAGCCCTGCGGGAGTTGACTGGCGAAGGAAAGCTGACTCGTGTCCAGGGACTGGGAACCTTTGTGGCCAACCAGAAACCTCAGTCAGCACTTCTTGAGGTTCAGTCCATTGCCAAGGAAATTCGTGAGCGGGGAGGGGCTTACTCCTGTGAAGTCTGTGTTCTGGCGGAAGAAAAAGCAAGCCCCGCGCTGGCTCTTTCCATAGGACTGCAACCCTATGCTTCCGTTTTTCATTCACTTATTGTTCATATGGATAATGGTGTTCCTATTCAGTTGGCTGACAGGTATGTCAAACCGGATTTTGCCCCTGATTTTCTGAGACAGGATTTTACCCACGTTTCTCCAAATGAGTATCTGCTGGATATTGCGCCTATTTCAGAGGTGGAACATGTGGTGGAAGCGATGATTGCCCAGGCGCCAGTTCGTGAGTTACTGCAGATTGATGAGACGGAACCCTGCCTGGTCCTGCACCGGAAAACCTGGGTGGAGGGAGAGATTGTGACAAAGTCCAGTTTTTACAATCCGGGTTCCAGATTTACCATCGGTGGCAGGTTTACCCCATCGAACCGAGGGAGTATCCAGGTTATTTAA
- the hutI gene encoding imidazolonepropionase, giving the protein MGSKTDVQSRMKNSPDREIDCNGRCMIPGFVDPHTHICFARRRESEFELRLAGTPYLEILKQGGGILSSVKAVAETDEESLYSYSRGHVLSAISHGTTTMEIKSGYGLDTENELKMLRVIRKLGRDLPLEIVPTFLGAHAVPGKFRKKPDDYIDLIIDEMLPLVTDNNLAEQCDIFCEKGVFSVEQSRRLLQAAQKFGMGIKIHADEVHDLGGGGLAADLGALSADHLLAVSDENIKKMSAAGTIATLLPGTAYSLKKPYARARAMIEANLPVALATDCNPGSSYTESMPFIIGLAIMNMDMSPAEALTAATLNSAYAIDRAGMAGSLDRGKRADFLLLDGQSPAILAYHGGVSPVEEVYISGEKVIRK; this is encoded by the coding sequence ATTGGCTCAAAAACAGATGTTCAGAGCAGAATGAAAAACTCCCCCGATCGGGAAATCGACTGTAATGGACGCTGCATGATTCCCGGCTTTGTGGATCCACATACCCATATCTGCTTCGCCCGGAGACGGGAATCAGAATTTGAACTGCGCCTTGCCGGGACACCCTACCTGGAGATTCTCAAACAGGGCGGAGGGATTCTCTCCTCCGTCAAAGCGGTTGCCGAAACAGATGAAGAGAGTCTGTATTCCTACAGTAGAGGTCATGTTCTCTCCGCTATCAGCCACGGCACAACAACCATGGAGATCAAAAGCGGCTATGGGCTAGACACTGAAAATGAGCTGAAAATGCTGCGGGTCATCAGAAAACTCGGCCGGGACCTTCCACTTGAGATAGTGCCGACCTTCCTGGGAGCCCATGCTGTCCCAGGAAAATTCAGGAAAAAGCCGGATGATTATATTGATCTTATTATCGATGAAATGCTGCCCCTCGTTACAGACAACAATCTTGCTGAACAGTGCGATATATTCTGTGAAAAAGGTGTCTTTTCCGTTGAGCAGTCCAGACGGCTGCTGCAGGCGGCCCAAAAATTCGGTATGGGTATAAAGATCCATGCGGACGAAGTACATGATCTTGGAGGAGGCGGTCTTGCAGCGGATCTTGGCGCGCTTTCCGCTGACCATCTGCTCGCAGTAAGTGATGAAAATATAAAGAAAATGAGTGCAGCCGGTACTATTGCCACCCTGCTTCCGGGAACAGCCTACAGCCTGAAAAAACCATACGCCAGGGCGCGCGCCATGATTGAAGCCAATCTGCCTGTTGCTCTGGCAACAGACTGCAACCCAGGCTCCAGTTATACGGAATCAATGCCCTTTATTATCGGCCTGGCTATTATGAATATGGATATGAGTCCGGCTGAAGCCCTCACTGCTGCTACACTGAACAGTGCCTATGCCATTGACAGGGCAGGGATGGCAGGCAGTCTTGATCGCGGGAAACGAGCGGATTTCTTGCTGCTGGACGGGCAATCCCCGGCGATCCTTGCCTACCATGGCGGTGTATCTCCCGTGGAAGAAGTCTATATTTCAGGAGAAAAGGTGATAAGAAAATGA
- a CDS encoding DNA-binding protein produces the protein MLKMYKILVSVVCFVLFLSVVISSGKAAASKNTGRNGENGQDGVISCTVLETMNAAGYTYFKADMGEGRGWVAIPMVVLKEGDRVSFYQGMKMVNFFSRTLSRTFGEIIFSPGLVGQVPKEVVDTVNTSREPEQKSRKTVVGEPNGLENRISDTRHMPRQIDPQKESGGSVAAIAMQEEIALPKAEGEHAFTVGELYAKRKALSGKIVRVRGKVVKYSPNIMGRNWLHIQDGSGNALENSHDLVVTTTEIPENMNDITIEGIVATDRDFGAGYRYSVIIEKAVIKK, from the coding sequence ATGTTGAAAATGTATAAAATTCTTGTTTCAGTCGTCTGTTTTGTCCTTTTTCTATCTGTCGTCATTTCTTCCGGGAAGGCTGCAGCCTCAAAGAACACTGGTCGGAACGGCGAAAACGGACAGGACGGTGTGATCTCCTGCACTGTCCTTGAAACCATGAATGCTGCCGGGTATACCTATTTTAAAGCTGATATGGGAGAAGGTCGGGGCTGGGTTGCCATTCCAATGGTGGTACTGAAAGAAGGTGACAGAGTTTCTTTTTACCAGGGAATGAAAATGGTGAATTTTTTTAGCAGAACCCTGTCCAGAACCTTTGGAGAAATCATCTTTTCTCCCGGTCTTGTGGGGCAGGTTCCAAAAGAGGTTGTTGACACTGTAAATACTTCCCGGGAACCAGAACAAAAGAGCAGGAAAACCGTAGTCGGGGAACCCAATGGCCTTGAAAACAGGATTTCGGACACAAGGCATATGCCCCGCCAGATTGATCCCCAGAAGGAATCGGGAGGCAGTGTCGCTGCCATAGCAATGCAGGAGGAAATTGCATTGCCCAAGGCTGAAGGTGAACACGCATTTACTGTAGGTGAACTGTACGCCAAGCGTAAGGCGCTAAGCGGCAAAATTGTCCGTGTTCGTGGGAAAGTTGTAAAATACAGTCCAAATATCATGGGCAGGAACTGGCTGCATATACAGGACGGCAGTGGTAATGCACTGGAGAACAGCCATGATTTGGTGGTGACTACCACAGAGATTCCTGAAAATATGAATGATATAACCATTGAGGGAATTGTTGCCACGGACAGGGATTTTGGTGCTGGATACAGATATTCTGTCATTATTGAAAAGGCTGTGATTAAAAAGTAA
- a CDS encoding hemerythrin domain-containing protein has protein sequence MEQYENRGIKEIIAEFPEVGTVLEQYGIGCGPCTVGMCQLKDILEIHQMEPEQERELMLRIESVIYPERDIQIFRETTVPSERKVHVFHSLPMQKLVGEHVQIKRWLALIPFVVESMDLNSEKGQELVRDGIDLIRSYADRLHHGKEEDILFAYFDDSLEIFQVIYQDHKEARNLVKAMLASLEATDTRTLKEHLLAYRSLLAEHIKKEDEILFPWLDRELTAGQIEEIAEKFVLKDKETGIDPGKYELFLDNLEQRFTP, from the coding sequence ATGGAACAATACGAAAATAGAGGTATCAAGGAAATAATAGCGGAATTTCCCGAGGTTGGAACAGTGCTTGAGCAATACGGGATCGGTTGCGGACCATGTACGGTTGGGATGTGTCAATTAAAGGATATACTCGAGATTCATCAGATGGAGCCGGAACAGGAACGAGAGCTGATGCTTCGTATTGAGTCTGTAATTTATCCCGAGAGAGATATCCAGATATTCCGGGAGACAACAGTGCCATCAGAACGGAAGGTCCACGTTTTTCATTCCCTGCCCATGCAGAAGCTGGTTGGAGAGCATGTTCAGATCAAACGCTGGTTGGCCCTGATTCCATTTGTGGTGGAGAGTATGGATCTGAATTCTGAAAAAGGACAGGAACTTGTGCGGGATGGCATTGATCTTATTCGATCCTATGCTGACAGGCTCCACCATGGAAAGGAAGAGGATATTTTGTTTGCATATTTCGATGACAGTTTGGAAATTTTTCAGGTTATTTATCAGGACCACAAGGAAGCACGCAACCTTGTCAAGGCGATGCTCGCCTCGCTGGAAGCAACCGATACCAGGACTCTGAAGGAACATCTTCTCGCTTACCGGTCGTTGCTGGCTGAACATATTAAAAAAGAAGATGAGATACTTTTTCCCTGGCTGGACAGGGAATTGACAGCCGGGCAGATTGAAGAGATAGCTGAGAAATTTGTTTTAAAAGATAAGGAAACCGGAATTGATCCGGGCAAGTATGAGCTTTTTCTTGACAACCTGGAACAACGGTTCACTCCCTGA
- a CDS encoding heavy-metal-associated domain-containing protein, whose protein sequence is METIKIKGMSCNHCTGSVQKTLEGIAGLSQVSVNLEKGEASFINDGVSKDDIVAAIKAIGFEAAS, encoded by the coding sequence ATGGAAACAATAAAAATAAAAGGAATGAGCTGTAACCACTGTACGGGTTCCGTACAGAAAACGCTGGAAGGAATTGCCGGTCTTTCTCAAGTATCGGTAAACCTGGAAAAAGGAGAAGCCTCATTTATAAATGATGGTGTCAGCAAAGATGACATAGTTGCAGCCATCAAGGCTATCGGTTTTGAAGCGGCTTCATGA
- the ftcD gene encoding glutamate formimidoyltransferase, translating into MKKIVECVPNFSEGRDSETIEAIAEAIRQTPGCTLLDVDPGQSTNRTVYTFVGDPESIIEGALAAARVAREKIDMRNHKGEHPRFGAMDVCPFIPVKGVSMEECAEIAEKFAMAAAEELHVPFYLYEASAKEEYRRKLPDIREGEYEGLPERLTDPRWKPDYGPLEFVPEWGATATGARMFLIAYNVNILGTPNQAHRIALNLREAGRGENEPGRLREVKGMGWFVNEYNVAQVTVNLNDYRVTPIHLLYEEVKHEAKLLRVAVTGSEIVGIVPLESLLMAADYFIEKEQLFIYEEDQKIRLAVERLGLNSISPFIPEKRIIEYIVAEKPDEPLASLSVRDFIEEIGSRSSAPGGGSASAAIAAVGVGLGAMVAKLTYGVRRFEDVQPHMMKVIPGLHELTRELIPMIDADTSAFNEYVEGMRMPRNSEEEKQARFKKMQAGLKTAINVPLTTMRLGNKAWDSLIEIARHGNPASKSDTQVGAKALETGIWGAYQNVLINMVDIEDDVYRRTILKEAEQLMQRAHQKCAEIIAELEKI; encoded by the coding sequence ATGAAAAAAATAGTTGAATGCGTCCCCAATTTTTCGGAAGGAAGGGACAGTGAGACCATTGAAGCCATCGCCGAGGCAATCAGACAGACTCCGGGCTGCACACTCCTGGATGTCGATCCCGGCCAGTCCACCAACAGAACAGTCTATACTTTTGTAGGTGACCCGGAAAGTATAATTGAAGGCGCCCTCGCCGCAGCTCGCGTTGCCAGGGAAAAAATAGATATGCGCAACCACAAAGGGGAACATCCCCGGTTCGGTGCCATGGATGTGTGCCCCTTTATACCGGTAAAGGGTGTTTCCATGGAAGAGTGTGCTGAAATTGCGGAAAAATTTGCCATGGCAGCTGCAGAGGAACTCCATGTCCCCTTCTACCTCTATGAGGCAAGCGCAAAAGAAGAATATCGGCGTAAACTCCCGGATATTCGTGAAGGGGAATACGAGGGATTGCCAGAGCGACTGACAGATCCCAGGTGGAAACCAGATTACGGCCCTCTGGAATTCGTACCCGAATGGGGAGCCACCGCCACCGGAGCCCGCATGTTTCTCATCGCCTACAACGTCAATATTCTCGGAACGCCAAACCAGGCGCACCGCATCGCTCTTAACCTGCGCGAAGCCGGCCGTGGAGAAAACGAGCCGGGACGACTCAGGGAAGTCAAGGGAATGGGCTGGTTCGTAAATGAATATAATGTGGCCCAGGTGACAGTCAACCTCAATGATTACCGGGTTACCCCCATCCACCTCCTCTATGAAGAGGTAAAGCACGAAGCAAAACTGCTGAGGGTAGCCGTTACCGGTTCGGAAATTGTAGGCATCGTTCCCCTGGAATCCCTTTTAATGGCCGCCGATTACTTTATAGAGAAGGAACAGCTCTTCATCTATGAAGAAGACCAGAAGATCAGACTGGCTGTGGAGCGACTGGGATTGAATTCCATTTCACCTTTTATCCCGGAAAAGAGAATCATTGAATATATTGTAGCCGAGAAACCCGACGAACCACTGGCAAGCCTCAGCGTCAGAGATTTTATCGAGGAAATAGGTTCGCGCTCCTCCGCACCCGGCGGCGGCTCAGCCTCGGCAGCCATTGCCGCGGTGGGAGTCGGCCTGGGAGCGATGGTTGCCAAATTGACATACGGAGTACGACGTTTTGAAGATGTTCAGCCCCATATGATGAAGGTCATACCCGGCCTGCACGAACTCACCAGGGAACTCATTCCCATGATCGATGCGGATACGTCAGCCTTCAACGAATATGTTGAAGGAATGAGAATGCCCCGGAACAGTGAAGAAGAGAAACAGGCCCGCTTTAAAAAAATGCAGGCCGGCCTGAAAACAGCCATCAATGTCCCTCTCACCACCATGCGCCTGGGCAATAAAGCTTGGGACAGCCTGATCGAGATCGCACGCCATGGAAATCCCGCCTCAAAATCAGACACACAGGTGGGGGCAAAGGCTCTTGAAACCGGCATCTGGGGAGCCTACCAGAATGTCCTGATCAATATGGTGGATATAGAAGATGATGTTTATCGCAGAACAATCCTGAAAGAGGCCGAACAGCTCATGCAGCGGGCACATCAAAAATGTGCGGAAATTATTGCGGAACTGGAAAAAATATAG